In a single window of the Desulfobulbaceae bacterium genome:
- a CDS encoding class I SAM-dependent methyltransferase, whose product MAQITSGFRRILSSSSSYQLLQDFLGARRAYRQFVDTSILPYPGQRILDIGCGPATLFEYLPVTVEYVGMDISEEYITTARQRYGRRAVFHCSALEKMSPRAFSNFDLVLGVGLLHHLDQKPAERFFALAARVLNFGGRCLTVDSCLVPGQHPFARLLIALDRGKKPTHG is encoded by the coding sequence GTGGCGCAAATAACCAGCGGCTTTCGGAGAATCCTCTCGAGTTCATCCTCCTACCAGTTACTCCAAGATTTTTTGGGCGCCAGAAGGGCCTATCGCCAATTCGTCGACACCTCTATCCTTCCCTACCCCGGTCAGCGTATCCTGGATATTGGATGCGGTCCGGCCACTCTCTTTGAATATCTGCCCGTGACGGTGGAGTATGTGGGTATGGATATAAGCGAGGAATACATCACCACGGCCCGGCAGAGGTATGGCCGTCGGGCCGTTTTTCATTGTAGCGCTTTGGAGAAGATGTCCCCCAGGGCCTTCAGCAACTTCGACCTGGTCCTTGGAGTGGGGCTTTTGCATCATCTGGACCAGAAGCCGGCGGAACGCTTCTTTGCCCTCGCGGCTAGGGTCCTGAATTTCGGTGGGCGCTGCCTGACGGTGGATTCCTGCCTGGTGCCGGGCCAGCACCCCTTTGCTCGCCTGCTTATTGCATTAGATAGGGGCAAGAAACCAACGCACGGCTGA